From one Nocardioides yefusunii genomic stretch:
- the dtd gene encoding D-aminoacyl-tRNA deacylase, which translates to MRAVVQRVLSASVTVDGEVVGAIDGPGLLVYLGITHSDGDAEVAWIAKKIWDQRILEGELSASDVGAPILLVSQFTLYADASKGRRPSWSAAAPGPVSEPLYEAVGAELERLGAHVERGVFGAHMQVSSVNDGPVTLLLER; encoded by the coding sequence GTGCGTGCTGTGGTGCAGAGGGTCCTGTCGGCGTCGGTGACGGTGGACGGCGAGGTGGTCGGCGCGATCGACGGCCCCGGCCTGTTGGTCTACCTCGGGATCACGCACTCCGACGGTGACGCCGAGGTCGCCTGGATCGCGAAGAAGATCTGGGACCAGCGCATCCTCGAGGGCGAACTCTCCGCCTCCGACGTCGGCGCTCCGATCCTGCTCGTCAGTCAGTTCACCCTCTACGCGGACGCCTCCAAGGGACGTCGTCCGTCGTGGTCGGCCGCAGCCCCCGGCCCGGTCAGCGAGCCGTTGTACGAGGCCGTCGGCGCCGAACTGGAGCGTCTCGGGGCGCACGTCGAGCGTGGTGTCTTCGGTGCTCACATGCAGGTGAGCAGCGTCAACGACGGCCCCGTCACCTTGCTGCTCGAACGCTGA
- a CDS encoding glycosyltransferase family 87 protein — translation MKTPNSALVLRLGIYGVLVYLAQFAARHAVSMVSRKGWAWDSRAYYDAFEGGVYTGTPGKLGSFNYTPAVAQIVWPFTHLPWVVFATLTVAAAAIGVWWLLRPLGWFTKTLGWCICSVQVASGNIDWLLAVMAVLGVTRGGPWALVALTKMAPTWGPVWFAARGEWRNLAKFVLTLVVVVAISVATVPHLWVEWFDFVREHSGEKPGMFRELLPPLPLRMAFAFALVVYGARTSRRWTIPVAMLCAAPVPGTGPWALLAGLPRMLEMDRAERAGGEVSAADGVAARRSSGAEAAEQSTTWVENP, via the coding sequence GTGAAGACTCCGAATTCAGCTCTGGTCCTGCGTCTGGGGATCTACGGGGTGCTCGTCTATCTCGCCCAGTTCGCGGCCAGACATGCGGTGAGCATGGTGTCCCGCAAGGGGTGGGCGTGGGATTCCCGTGCCTACTACGACGCGTTCGAGGGCGGCGTGTACACCGGGACGCCGGGCAAGTTGGGGTCGTTCAACTACACCCCGGCGGTGGCCCAGATCGTCTGGCCGTTCACGCATCTGCCCTGGGTGGTCTTCGCGACGCTGACGGTGGCCGCTGCCGCGATCGGCGTGTGGTGGCTGCTGCGGCCTCTGGGCTGGTTCACGAAGACGCTCGGCTGGTGCATCTGTTCGGTCCAGGTCGCCAGTGGAAACATCGACTGGTTGCTCGCCGTGATGGCGGTCCTGGGCGTCACCCGTGGCGGGCCGTGGGCGCTGGTTGCGTTGACGAAGATGGCACCGACCTGGGGTCCGGTGTGGTTCGCGGCACGAGGGGAGTGGCGCAATCTGGCGAAGTTCGTCCTGACCTTGGTCGTGGTGGTCGCGATCTCGGTGGCGACGGTTCCGCACCTGTGGGTGGAGTGGTTCGACTTCGTGCGCGAGCACTCGGGTGAGAAGCCGGGCATGTTCCGCGAACTGCTGCCGCCGCTCCCGTTGCGGATGGCCTTCGCGTTCGCCTTGGTGGTCTACGGTGCTCGGACGTCGCGGCGGTGGACGATCCCGGTCGCGATGCTCTGTGCTGCACCGGTCCCGGGAACCGGTCCGTGGGCGTTGCTGGCCGGGCTGCCGCGGATGCTGGAGATGGACCGTGCCGAGCGCGCCGGTGGCGAGGTCTCCGCTGCTGACGGTGTTGCCGCCCGCCGTTCTTCTGGGGCGGAAGCCGCTGAACAGTCAACGACATGGGTGGAGAATCCCTAG
- a CDS encoding glycosyltransferase family 87 protein — MISEWDGVGWDARAYHLAWDGSLYGLPPGAPNAYNYSPVFAQVLWPLTHLPWSVFCALAVGSAAVGVLWLLRPVSTGLLVPLLAVAGSVVLSGNVDWLIAVLTVLGVTRGAPWALAAFTKVTPCLGPLWFLARGEWPLLARAIGWIVLLGGVSFALSPGAWLDWISFLRDNSGRSPGMYPEVVPPLPLRILVAAALVVVAARRGRPSWLPVAMFLAVPVPSTVSLSLLLAIPRLREFERSRARQDSVDDRLDAVDQDLLGEARGPRDSGAGEQVVLGDATAGGALGADRQAPGLQHDVTQ, encoded by the coding sequence ATGATCAGCGAGTGGGACGGCGTCGGGTGGGACGCCAGGGCCTACCACCTCGCCTGGGACGGCTCGCTCTACGGACTTCCGCCGGGCGCTCCGAACGCCTACAACTACAGCCCGGTGTTCGCCCAGGTGCTGTGGCCTTTGACGCACCTGCCATGGTCCGTCTTCTGTGCGCTGGCCGTCGGATCAGCGGCGGTGGGCGTGCTGTGGTTGCTGCGCCCGGTCTCGACGGGCCTGCTCGTGCCGTTGCTGGCGGTGGCCGGGTCGGTGGTGCTCTCGGGCAACGTGGACTGGTTGATTGCGGTGCTGACGGTGCTGGGAGTGACCCGCGGAGCGCCGTGGGCGCTGGCCGCGTTCACCAAGGTCACCCCGTGTCTGGGGCCGCTGTGGTTCCTGGCGCGCGGGGAGTGGCCGTTGCTGGCCCGGGCAATCGGCTGGATCGTGCTGCTGGGCGGCGTCTCGTTCGCGTTGTCCCCGGGAGCGTGGCTGGACTGGATCAGCTTCCTGCGCGACAACTCAGGTCGGAGCCCGGGGATGTACCCCGAGGTGGTGCCGCCGCTCCCGCTGCGGATCCTGGTGGCGGCAGCACTCGTCGTCGTGGCCGCACGACGTGGACGCCCGTCCTGGCTCCCGGTCGCCATGTTCCTGGCCGTCCCGGTGCCCAGCACGGTGTCGCTCTCGCTGCTGTTGGCGATCCCACGTCTGCGGGAGTTCGAGCGCTCCCGGGCGCGGCAGGACTCAGTAGACGATCGCCTGGACGCCGTCGACCAAGATCTCCTCGGCGAAGCTCGCGGCCCCCGCGATTCGGGCGCCGGGGAGCAGGTCGTTCTCGGTGATGCCACGGCGGGCGGCGCACTGGGAGCAGACCGTCAGGCGCCCGGCCTCCAGCACGACGTCACGCAGTGA
- a CDS encoding FABP family protein, which translates to MVFQLPDNLHPNCGPIAWLLGTWRGNGHGDYPTIEKFQFKQELIFTHDGRPFFHYMSHSWITDENGEVLRPGAIETGFVRCPEQGKIEFLMTHNTGVSEIWHGEAADGKVELTTDAVMRTESAKEVTAGKRLYGNVNGELMYAYDMAAEGQGLQPHLWARLQRA; encoded by the coding sequence ATGGTGTTCCAGCTCCCTGACAACCTTCACCCCAACTGTGGCCCGATCGCGTGGCTGCTGGGCACGTGGCGCGGCAACGGTCACGGCGACTACCCCACGATCGAGAAGTTCCAGTTCAAGCAGGAACTGATCTTCACCCACGACGGGCGTCCGTTCTTCCACTACATGTCGCACTCGTGGATCACGGACGAGAACGGTGAGGTGCTGCGTCCCGGCGCCATCGAGACCGGCTTCGTGCGCTGCCCCGAGCAGGGCAAGATCGAGTTCCTGATGACGCACAACACCGGCGTCTCCGAGATCTGGCACGGCGAGGCCGCTGACGGCAAGGTCGAACTGACCACCGACGCCGTCATGCGTACCGAGTCGGCGAAGGAGGTCACCGCGGGCAAGCGTCTCTACGGCAACGTCAACGGCGAACTCATGTACGCCTACGACATGGCCGCCGAGGGCCAGGGCCTGCAGCCGCACCTGTGGGCTCGCCTGCAGCGCGCCTGA
- a CDS encoding Fur family transcriptional regulator, with protein sequence MPDELASRLRGKGYRLTPQRQLVLGAVEALGHATPDEVRDHLEGAVNTSTVYRSLEVLEELGLVRHTHLSDRAPTYHSAREAEHFHLVCRRCRRVTSVAPGDAVVFVEQLRAQQGFVTDVGHLTIFGECVDCDAPVEADDADADAHSHVH encoded by the coding sequence ATGCCCGACGAACTCGCGAGCCGCCTGCGCGGCAAGGGGTACCGCCTCACGCCTCAGCGCCAACTGGTGCTGGGCGCTGTCGAGGCGCTCGGGCACGCCACCCCGGACGAGGTCCGTGACCATCTCGAGGGAGCGGTCAACACTTCCACGGTGTACCGCTCCCTCGAGGTGCTCGAAGAGCTCGGCCTGGTGCGACACACACACCTGTCCGACCGCGCCCCGACGTACCACTCGGCGCGTGAGGCCGAGCACTTCCACCTCGTGTGCCGCCGGTGTCGCCGGGTCACGTCGGTCGCCCCGGGCGATGCGGTGGTGTTCGTGGAACAACTCCGCGCCCAGCAGGGTTTCGTCACTGACGTCGGTCACCTGACGATCTTCGGCGAGTGCGTCGACTGTGACGCGCCCGTGGAGGCCGACGACGCCGACGCCGACGCGCACTCCCACGTGCACTGA
- a CDS encoding YgfZ/GcvT domain-containing protein produces the protein MTSPFLSFPGAVAGDGIDAPVPAHYGSFNVEQRTLVSGDGFVDLSHRDVVRVSGPDRLTWLHSLTTQHLAQLPPKQWTQVLVLSPQGHVEHHFAGVDDGEAFLAHTEPGAGQALVDFLDRMRFMLRVEVTLVEDLAVCWRPSPAGTPETEAVGTYDFVPTDRLEAYAAAAGPACGLMAFEALRIERGEVRLGLDTDHRTIPNETTWLRDAVHLDKGCYRGQETVARVNNLGRPPRRQTMLHLDGSENRLPAIGSEVTLNGKVVGFVGTSARHHELGPIAVAMLKRSVDTSAELLVDGMSAAQEVVVDPEIGLHVRRPLR, from the coding sequence ATGACCAGCCCGTTCCTCTCCTTCCCCGGCGCGGTCGCCGGCGACGGCATCGACGCTCCCGTCCCGGCGCACTACGGCTCCTTCAACGTGGAGCAGCGCACGTTGGTGAGCGGCGACGGTTTCGTCGACCTCTCGCACCGCGACGTGGTGCGGGTCAGTGGTCCGGACCGGCTCACGTGGCTGCACTCTCTGACCACGCAGCACCTCGCGCAGCTCCCGCCCAAGCAGTGGACGCAGGTGCTGGTGCTCAGCCCGCAGGGCCACGTCGAGCACCACTTCGCCGGTGTCGACGACGGCGAGGCTTTCCTGGCCCACACCGAGCCCGGTGCTGGTCAGGCGTTGGTCGACTTCCTCGACCGGATGCGGTTCATGCTGCGCGTCGAGGTGACGTTGGTCGAAGACCTCGCGGTCTGCTGGCGTCCGTCCCCGGCCGGCACTCCTGAGACGGAAGCGGTCGGCACCTACGACTTCGTCCCCACCGACAGGCTCGAGGCGTACGCCGCTGCGGCCGGTCCTGCGTGCGGCCTGATGGCGTTCGAGGCGCTGCGGATCGAGCGCGGCGAGGTGCGTCTGGGCCTCGACACCGACCACCGCACCATCCCCAACGAGACCACGTGGCTGCGCGACGCCGTGCACCTCGACAAGGGCTGCTACCGCGGCCAGGAGACGGTCGCGCGGGTCAACAACCTGGGGCGTCCTCCGCGTCGTCAGACCATGCTGCACCTCGACGGTTCCGAGAACCGCCTTCCGGCGATCGGTTCCGAGGTCACGCTCAACGGCAAGGTCGTCGGTTTCGTCGGAACCTCGGCCCGCCACCACGAGCTGGGCCCGATCGCGGTCGCGATGCTCAAGCGCAGCGTCGACACGTCGGCCGAACTGCTGGTCGACGGCATGAGCGCGGCCCAGGAGGTCGTCGTCGACCCCGAGATCGGCCTGCACGTGCGTCGTCCCCTGCGCTGA
- the mshD gene encoding mycothiol synthase has product MPTIDDIAARATAADGAAPWDESVTMALREGLADVVSKDGVVAVVVGDELALVADPPVRRNGLAADLAREVLSTHPDVARAWSHGNHPGAAALAASLGWSRVRDLWVMRRPMGEDAPDLPPLKVPAGVSLHRFGERHGDTNELLRVNAAAFAQHPEQGDMDLVNLARRMREDWFDPEGLIIATPTSKRGTWGFHWTKQHSPTLGEVYVVGVDPSAQGRGIGKLVTLAGLHHLQDAGVTEVLLYVEADNAAAIATYTSLGFSHADRDTHVMYARPDRDI; this is encoded by the coding sequence ATGCCGACGATCGATGACATCGCCGCCCGCGCCACTGCTGCCGACGGAGCCGCCCCCTGGGACGAGTCCGTCACGATGGCGCTGCGCGAAGGACTCGCCGACGTCGTCAGCAAGGACGGCGTCGTCGCCGTCGTCGTGGGCGACGAATTGGCGCTGGTCGCCGATCCCCCCGTGCGACGCAACGGTCTGGCCGCCGATCTGGCCCGCGAGGTGCTCTCCACCCACCCCGACGTCGCACGCGCATGGAGCCACGGCAACCACCCCGGTGCCGCTGCGCTCGCTGCCTCCCTCGGCTGGTCCCGGGTGCGTGACCTGTGGGTGATGCGGCGCCCGATGGGCGAGGACGCCCCCGATCTCCCGCCGTTGAAGGTGCCGGCCGGGGTCTCCCTGCACCGGTTCGGTGAGCGTCACGGCGACACGAACGAACTGCTGCGGGTCAACGCCGCGGCCTTCGCCCAGCACCCCGAGCAGGGCGACATGGACCTGGTGAACCTCGCCCGGCGGATGCGCGAGGACTGGTTCGACCCTGAGGGCCTGATCATCGCCACTCCCACGTCGAAGCGCGGGACGTGGGGCTTCCACTGGACCAAGCAGCACTCCCCCACCCTGGGCGAGGTCTACGTCGTCGGCGTCGATCCGTCCGCGCAGGGACGCGGCATCGGGAAGCTGGTGACGCTGGCCGGTCTGCACCACCTGCAGGACGCCGGGGTCACGGAGGTGCTGCTCTACGTGGAGGCCGACAACGCCGCCGCGATCGCGACGTACACGTCCCTGGGCTTCTCCCACGCCGACCGCGACACCCACGTCATGTACGCCCGGCCCGACCGGGACATCTGA
- a CDS encoding response regulator transcription factor — protein MSTLLLLTSALQSSADVLPGLALLGHQVKILPAEGSALLEAPESDLVLVDGRQDLAHARDLCRLIRTTGAEVPVVLVVTEGGLAVVSHDWGMDDVVLHTCGPAELEARIRLSVGRLTAAKAAADPEAHVIRTGEVVVDDATYTARIGGRALDLTFKEFELLKFLAQHPGRVFSRQQLLQEVWGYDYFGGTRTVDVHVRRLRAKLGPENETLIGTVRNVGYRFVLQRERVDEEQDSTTSA, from the coding sequence TTGAGCACGCTGCTGCTACTCACCAGCGCCTTGCAGTCGTCCGCGGACGTGCTGCCCGGTCTCGCACTGCTGGGCCACCAGGTGAAGATCCTGCCCGCCGAGGGCAGCGCACTGCTCGAGGCGCCGGAGTCCGACCTCGTCCTCGTGGACGGTCGCCAGGACCTCGCCCACGCCCGTGACCTGTGCCGCCTGATCCGCACCACCGGCGCCGAGGTGCCGGTCGTCCTGGTCGTCACCGAGGGCGGCCTCGCCGTCGTCTCCCACGACTGGGGCATGGACGACGTCGTCCTGCACACCTGCGGGCCGGCCGAGCTCGAGGCCCGGATCCGTCTCTCCGTCGGACGCCTCACCGCGGCCAAGGCCGCGGCCGACCCGGAGGCGCACGTCATCCGGACCGGCGAGGTCGTCGTGGACGACGCCACCTACACCGCCCGGATCGGAGGTCGAGCGCTCGACCTCACCTTCAAGGAGTTCGAGCTCCTGAAGTTCCTGGCCCAACACCCCGGACGCGTCTTCAGCCGCCAACAGCTGCTGCAGGAGGTCTGGGGTTACGACTATTTCGGGGGCACCCGCACCGTCGACGTGCACGTCCGTCGCCTGCGCGCCAAGCTCGGCCCCGAGAACGAGACCCTCATCGGCACGGTCCGCAACGTCGGCTACCGCTTCGTGCTGCAGCGTGAGCGCGTCGACGAGGAGCAGGACAGCACCACCTCGGCGTGA
- a CDS encoding LamG-like jellyroll fold domain-containing protein translates to MSPRAQDTARPGRSPTSVWAEFCAVTAARLYRAVLLTLAAAAVVPSLFGWHTYVVQSGSMEPRISVGDVVHTRSLAPEVSPEPGRIYAFADPSRSDGHVLLHRIIGFDDDGPADGPHDGTWTSQGDANPDPDITPVPREAFLGRATLMAPWVGSPVVWFRSAAWAPLLLWMVLTALAFGLARRRLADDPPGLVAAVRSLRRSPEDDDSDPPDPPHGGTGRSIALVCLTLLALAVATTVVGSVPGNADARFSRSSPHPGNKWTASSDFRHPYVRAVDLNTPAGFWLLDESSGTTTLKSRFASLGDGTVYGSTTTQPATGGAIPGAHLKFTGKAGYAVLGGAVGSLLGLSAVSVELWFRTTRTSTPQQLAGLQINATSATANAAFPSLQVDASGRIREGILTSLISPAGKAYDDGEWHHVVLTMGAGVAGFLRPLVIYVDGASVASGNSGASLEVVSAARWRIGAGGYDAATATSHQSEAHIDAVSAYGVILSASQVKTHWCAARPTASNCL, encoded by the coding sequence ATGTCCCCCAGAGCACAAGACACTGCCCGGCCCGGACGCTCCCCCACGAGCGTCTGGGCCGAGTTCTGCGCGGTGACCGCAGCCCGCCTCTACCGGGCCGTGCTCCTGACGCTGGCTGCCGCAGCAGTGGTCCCCAGCCTGTTCGGGTGGCACACCTACGTCGTGCAGTCGGGGTCGATGGAGCCCCGGATCTCGGTGGGCGACGTCGTTCACACGCGGAGCCTGGCTCCCGAGGTCTCCCCCGAACCCGGGAGGATCTACGCCTTCGCCGACCCCTCGCGCAGCGACGGACACGTCCTGCTGCACCGGATCATCGGCTTCGACGACGACGGGCCTGCCGACGGCCCCCACGACGGGACGTGGACCTCCCAGGGCGACGCGAACCCCGATCCGGACATCACGCCGGTCCCCCGTGAGGCGTTCCTGGGGCGAGCCACTCTGATGGCGCCGTGGGTGGGCAGCCCCGTCGTCTGGTTCCGGAGCGCCGCCTGGGCGCCGCTGCTGCTGTGGATGGTGTTGACGGCTCTCGCCTTCGGTCTGGCCCGACGACGCCTGGCCGACGACCCGCCCGGTCTGGTCGCCGCTGTCCGCTCCCTGCGTCGCTCCCCCGAGGACGACGACAGCGACCCACCGGACCCGCCGCACGGTGGCACGGGCCGGTCGATCGCCCTCGTCTGCCTGACCCTGCTGGCCCTCGCGGTCGCCACCACCGTGGTCGGCTCCGTCCCGGGGAACGCGGACGCTCGCTTCAGCCGCTCGAGCCCACACCCCGGGAACAAGTGGACTGCCTCGAGCGACTTCCGCCATCCGTACGTGCGAGCCGTCGACCTCAACACCCCTGCGGGGTTCTGGCTCCTGGACGAGTCCAGCGGCACGACGACGCTCAAGAGCCGATTCGCGAGCCTCGGCGACGGCACCGTGTACGGGTCCACAACCACACAGCCCGCCACGGGAGGCGCCATCCCCGGGGCGCACCTGAAGTTCACCGGCAAGGCCGGCTACGCCGTGCTCGGCGGTGCGGTCGGCTCGCTCCTCGGCCTGTCGGCCGTCTCGGTCGAACTGTGGTTCAGGACGACGCGCACCAGCACTCCGCAGCAACTCGCGGGGCTCCAGATCAATGCGACGTCCGCCACGGCCAACGCCGCCTTCCCGTCGCTCCAGGTCGATGCGTCAGGACGGATCCGCGAAGGGATCCTCACCTCACTGATCAGCCCCGCGGGGAAGGCCTACGACGACGGGGAGTGGCACCACGTCGTCCTCACGATGGGCGCGGGCGTCGCCGGGTTCCTCCGCCCGTTGGTGATCTACGTGGACGGAGCTTCGGTCGCCAGCGGCAACTCCGGCGCCAGCCTCGAGGTGGTCAGTGCCGCTCGGTGGCGCATCGGCGCGGGAGGCTACGACGCCGCGACGGCCACCTCCCATCAGTCGGAAGCACACATCGACGCCGTGTCCGCCTATGGAGTCATCCTGAGCGCGTCCCAGGTGAAGACCCACTGGTGCGCAGCACGTCCCACCGCCAGCAACTGCCTGTGA
- a CDS encoding thioredoxin family protein, giving the protein MTVGQWILVVAVVVAVGFGLWRARMDGRFGSSRAVPAQEGVVVQDEVVSVVADTPFADQLGERATFLQFSSAFCAPCRVTRRTLEEVTDLLPDVAHVEVDAELHLDLVRRLDVLRTPTTIVLDAAGREVTRAAGAPTKAQVLTALALVHDS; this is encoded by the coding sequence GTGACCGTCGGACAGTGGATTCTCGTGGTGGCCGTCGTGGTGGCCGTGGGCTTCGGTCTGTGGCGTGCGCGGATGGACGGTCGCTTCGGGTCGTCGCGGGCGGTGCCCGCGCAGGAAGGTGTGGTTGTGCAGGACGAGGTCGTCTCGGTGGTGGCTGACACCCCGTTCGCTGATCAGCTGGGGGAGCGCGCGACGTTCCTGCAGTTCTCGAGCGCGTTCTGTGCTCCGTGCCGGGTCACCCGCCGCACGTTGGAGGAGGTCACCGATCTCCTTCCTGACGTGGCTCACGTCGAGGTCGACGCCGAGCTGCACCTCGACCTGGTGCGTCGTCTGGACGTCCTGCGGACTCCGACGACGATCGTGCTCGACGCCGCTGGACGTGAGGTGACGCGCGCGGCGGGCGCCCCGACGAAGGCGCAGGTGCTCACCGCGCTGGCCCTCGTCCACGACTCCTGA
- a CDS encoding DUF4395 domain-containing protein: MTQLDPRTPRVPTPGQVDPRGPQFAAWITVLLLAVVLATAPSAVSVVVLAVQTVFFALGAALGVARTPYAWLFRTLVRPRLAPPVEWEEPQPPRFAQAVGLAFAVVGLVGLLAGATTVALVAVGFALAAALLNAAFGFCLGCEMYLLGKRLAAPSGRAA, encoded by the coding sequence ATGACTCAGCTCGACCCCCGCACCCCGCGCGTTCCGACGCCCGGTCAGGTGGATCCCCGCGGTCCGCAGTTCGCCGCCTGGATCACCGTGCTGCTGCTGGCCGTCGTGCTCGCGACCGCACCGTCGGCCGTCTCCGTCGTGGTCCTGGCCGTCCAGACCGTGTTCTTCGCGCTCGGTGCTGCACTCGGTGTCGCCCGCACGCCGTATGCATGGCTGTTCCGCACGCTGGTCCGACCGCGTCTGGCTCCGCCGGTCGAGTGGGAAGAACCGCAGCCCCCGCGTTTCGCGCAGGCCGTCGGCCTCGCGTTCGCCGTCGTCGGACTGGTCGGTCTGCTGGCCGGCGCCACCACGGTGGCCCTCGTCGCGGTCGGCTTCGCGCTGGCCGCCGCACTGCTCAACGCAGCCTTCGGCTTCTGCCTGGGCTGCGAGATGTACCTGCTCGGGAAGCGTCTGGCGGCACCGTCCGGCCGCGCAGCCTGA
- a CDS encoding sulfurtransferase, with amino-acid sequence MSRENSLVSVQWVEDNLETPGVVLIEVDEDTAAYDKGHIPGAIKLDWTKDLQDQVRRDFVNKEQFEALLSSRGIGNDDLVVLYGGNNNWFAAYAYWYFTLYGHKNVKLMDGGRKKWELDARELTKDVPVRPETSYTATEQDSSIRAFRDEVVAAIGVQNLIDVRSPDEFAGRLLAPAHLPQEQSQRAGHIPTSLNVPWSKNANDDGTFKSDEQLRELYNEVGIDDSKDTIALCRIGERSSLTWFVLQELLGFKNVKNYDGSWTEYGSLVGVPVALGDEPGTL; translated from the coding sequence ATGAGCCGCGAGAACTCGCTCGTCTCTGTCCAGTGGGTCGAGGACAACCTCGAGACCCCCGGTGTCGTCCTGATCGAGGTCGACGAGGACACCGCTGCCTACGACAAGGGCCACATCCCGGGCGCGATCAAGCTCGACTGGACCAAGGACCTCCAGGACCAGGTCCGTCGCGACTTCGTCAACAAGGAGCAGTTCGAGGCTCTTCTCTCTTCGCGTGGCATCGGCAACGACGACCTCGTCGTGCTGTACGGCGGCAACAACAACTGGTTCGCCGCCTACGCCTACTGGTACTTCACCCTCTACGGCCACAAGAACGTCAAGCTCATGGACGGCGGCCGCAAGAAGTGGGAGCTCGACGCCCGCGAGCTCACCAAGGACGTCCCGGTGCGCCCGGAGACCTCCTACACCGCCACCGAGCAGGACTCCTCGATCCGCGCCTTCCGCGACGAGGTCGTTGCCGCCATCGGCGTGCAGAACCTGATCGACGTCCGCAGCCCCGACGAGTTCGCCGGTCGCCTCCTCGCTCCGGCCCACCTGCCGCAGGAGCAGTCCCAGCGCGCCGGTCACATCCCCACCTCGCTGAACGTCCCGTGGTCGAAGAACGCCAACGACGACGGCACCTTCAAGTCCGACGAGCAGCTCCGCGAGCTGTACAACGAGGTCGGCATCGACGACTCCAAGGACACCATCGCCCTGTGCCGCATCGGTGAGCGCTCCTCGCTGACCTGGTTCGTCCTGCAGGAGCTCCTGGGCTTCAAGAACGTCAAGAACTACGACGGCTCCTGGACCGAGTACGGCTCCCTCGTGGGCGTTCCGGTTGCCCTCGGCGACGAGCCGGGCACGCTCTGA
- a CDS encoding DUF1416 domain-containing protein, which translates to MCGAVEGGLSLDGVNVAKEAVIQGQVTRDGEPVASAYVRLLDKNGEFTAEVPTSATGHFRFFAGEGIWTLRTLAPKAEPVDRKVHASIGNVAEVAIAV; encoded by the coding sequence ATGTGCGGCGCAGTTGAAGGCGGCCTGTCGCTCGACGGCGTCAACGTCGCCAAGGAGGCCGTGATCCAGGGGCAGGTCACCCGTGACGGCGAGCCCGTCGCGTCGGCCTACGTCCGTCTGCTCGACAAGAACGGCGAGTTCACCGCTGAGGTCCCGACCTCGGCGACCGGACACTTCCGCTTCTTCGCTGGCGAGGGCATCTGGACCCTGCGCACCCTGGCCCCGAAGGCCGAGCCGGTCGACCGCAAGGTCCACGCCAGCATCGGCAACGTGGCTGAGGTCGCGATCGCCGTCTGA